ATACGGTTCACACCCGTCCCATCAACTCCATTTACCGACGGGTGGTGGAAGAGTTGATGGTAGAAATGCACTTGCTTTCGGTCAATGTTGACTTTCATTACGACCCTATCTACGCGCTAGGAGTTGTGTCCTCTTTTGACCGTTTTATGCAAGGCTATCGCCCAGAGCAAGATAGAGCCTCAATTTTTAATGCCATTTGTCAGGCTTTAGGATCTGATCCTCAAAAGTATCGTCAAGATGCTGAGCAGTTACAAGCATTGGCGACTCAAGTGTCTCCGCAACAACTAATTTCGCCCACTGGAGAACTCTCTAGTCTACCAGGCGGCCAGATGCTTCAGGAAACCCTACAAGCGATCGCCACCCAGCCCAACTTCAAATACAGCCGCTTATTTGCGATCGGTTTATTTACCTTCCTGGAAACCGCTGATCCAGAACTGGTTAAAGATGAAAAACAGCGAACTGAGTTCTTAAAGCAAGCGGGTACCCAGTTACACCTACCAGAAGATAAAGTCCAAAAAGATTTGGAACTCTATCGCAGCAATCTAGAAAAAATGGCTCAAGCTCAAGCCGCGATGGAAGATATCCTCATCGCTGATCGCAAACAGCGGGAGCAACGGGCGCAGGCAAAGAGCGAAACCGCGATCCCTTCCGATGCGCCTAAAGACGAAGCTCCCTCCGCTTAGATAGAAGCAAGCTGAGGAAGAGATCTCACAAAAGCTGAGTTGGCCTGATTAACTGCACAGGCTAACTAGCAACTACTTCAGCCACGAGTTGCTGACAGAGTGATTTTAGCTC
This region of Trichocoleus desertorum NBK24 genomic DNA includes:
- the psb29 gene encoding photosystem II biogenesis protein Psp29; translated protein: MKLLIPSMLPVNNVRTVSDTKRSFYTVHTRPINSIYRRVVEELMVEMHLLSVNVDFHYDPIYALGVVSSFDRFMQGYRPEQDRASIFNAICQALGSDPQKYRQDAEQLQALATQVSPQQLISPTGELSSLPGGQMLQETLQAIATQPNFKYSRLFAIGLFTFLETADPELVKDEKQRTEFLKQAGTQLHLPEDKVQKDLELYRSNLEKMAQAQAAMEDILIADRKQREQRAQAKSETAIPSDAPKDEAPSA